DNA from Rubripirellula lacrimiformis:
GTGGCTGGGCAGATTCAATCGGATCTGCGGCAGGTCCGTCACGAACGACTCGGTGTCGCCGTTGGTGACAGTTTCCAGGACCGGTTGTTCGACCCGAACTGGCTTGGCCAACGCCCGATTCGATTCCGGCAAACTGGACGGTCGCCGGGCTGGCTTCAGCTCGAAAACGTTCGGATCCGAGTCGTCGTTCTTTGCGACGTTGGATCCCGAGTCCTGCTGTGCACGTGCCTGGGCTGGCGAAATCAACGCGATCGTTTCTTGGTCAATCACCAAGTCATCGCTGGCATCCAAATCACGGCGTGGAACCACCTGCAGGACACGACTGCGATTGCGCAGACTTTGCAGCGTTCGATGATTCAGCGGGACGTCGGCAATGATGCAAGTCCCGTCGGCCAAATCCTGTGCCGCCGATTGATCCTGATGCAACTGCAACGCCAACCCAGCCAATTCAAATTGCTCGGACCGAACGGGTGCAAGCAGCGGCGTCGGATTGTCCTGTCCGAAAGCCTCGGCCACTCGCTGCGGTAGCCGCACGCCGCGTGACCCATGCTCGTCACGATCGGTGACGGGATGCGTCGACGCCAATTCGAACACGCCATTGGACCAATCCACAGGGCGGGAGTACGCCGTGGTGGTGGCGTTCGTTACGGCGCCCGACGTCGCGGCTTTGGACGTGGCCGGAGCCAGACGCGCCAGCGCTGCCAGGTTGGTGCTCGACAGGTCCCGCTGCGAATGTCTCGACCCGATCGATCCATGTCGATCGTGCGAGAAGCTATTCGGCACCGGCACCGTCCATTCGGCGCCCGGCACCGGTTCGGTGGACCTCCGGAACCTGGACGACGTCGTCGGCTGCCCCGAGTCGAAGGAAAGGGAATTCAGTGCCAACGCAACCGGGCGTTCGATCGATGCAATCATCGACGAGGTATCCGACAGACTGGGCAACTGGGTACCCATCCACGATACAGCCGTGATCGTCGCAGACGCGGCGGCAGGCCACAGCAACAGGGTTCGTTTGACTTCCTTGCGCATCCCTAGGTCTCTTCCTAACAGGGTGATAAGACAGCCGCAGCGAAATCGGTCCCTCCGATCCATGCCACGGTCGCGTACAAGTCCAATCGACCAATCACGGAGACAGATCTACAGTCCCCTGCCGTCTTCCCCCAAACCAAACAGGCAACGGAATCCGGATAGTCGGTGCAATCGGAATGGACTGGGCAATCCAACCGGTTGCATCGCCCAAACACCGTGAAAACGCGACTGCAAGGATGAATGACGCTAGCGGTCGGGGCATCAACATCCGTCTTGCGCGTGCCCAACATTCGGATTCCCATTCGCGCCTTCCCCTTTCCCAATTATGCTTTCGCCCATGAACACGCCAAATATCGAAAAGGTTTACATCGCTGGGCACCGCGGAATGGTGGGCTCGGCCCTCTGTCGTCGGCTTGCCGGTACCAACACCGATGTGGTGACGGCCAGCCGAAACGAACTGGACCTGTGCGATCCTGCGGCGACGGCTGACTTTTTCCGAACTCACCGCCCCGATGCGGTCATCTTTGCCGCCGCCAAGGTCGGTGGAATCGTCGCCAACAACACGTATCCCGTTGAATTCCTGTCGCAGAACGTCGCAATGGCGATGTCGGCGATCAACGCTGCCTACCAAGCCGGAGTCAAACGATTCCTCTTCCTTGGCAGCACCTGCATCTACCCGCGGGATTGCCCACAACCGATCCGCGAGGAATCGTTGTTGACCGGACCGCTGGAACCCACCAACGAAGCCTACGCGTTGGCCAAGATCGCCGGCTTGAAACTTTGCCAGTACTACCGCCGCCAACACGGCGTGATGTTCCATAGTGCGATGCCGACAAATTTGTACGGTCCCGGCGACAACTATCACCCCGAACACAGCCACGTTCTACCGGCTTTGATCCGGCGATTTCACGAGGCCAAGATGGACGCGCTTCCGTCCGTGACCATCTGGGGAACCGGATCGCCACGTCGCGAGTTTCTGTATGTCGACGACTTGGCCGACGCTCTGGTCCATCTGTGCACGATCGCCGATCCACCGGACTGGGTGAACGTCGGCACCGGAGTGGACCAAACCATTCTAGAAGTCGCCCGCCAGGTTGCTGGAACGGTTGGCTACCAAGGCGAAATCCTGACCGACCCACAGCGTCCCGATGGAACCCCGATCAAGTGCACCGATGTGTCGCGACTTCACGCGACCGATTGGAAACATCAGGTATCGTTAGCAGACGGCTTGAAGAGGACCTACGAAAGCTTCCTCAGCGAAACCGGCGCCGGCAACCTGCGTTCGGTTTAACGAACGGGAATAACGGCACGCATCACGCGGTGGCGATTCCATCGGATCCGCTGTCACCTTCCCACCACACCCCTCGTCCATTTTCCCCTTATCCGCCCAGAACGGCTTTTCATCCCATGACCAAATCAGCATTAATCACTGGTATTACCGGCCAAGACGGCAGTTACCTGACGGAACTGTTGCTCGAAAAAGGCTACAACGTTCACGGGCTGGTTCGTCGTAGCAGCACGTTCACGACGGGACGGATCGACCACCTTTACCAAGACGTTCACACCGAATCGCGATTGCGACTCCACTACGGTGACCTGACCGACGGCCAAGCACTGACCAACTTGGTTTTGGAAATTCAACCCGACGAAATTTACAACTTGGGTGCCCAAAGCCACGTGCGCGTGTCGTACGACCAACCGGTGTACACGTTGCAAACCGTTGGTGTCGGGGCGCTCAACGTTCTGGAAGCAGCAAGACTGTTGAACAAAACTAAAACGGTTCGTGTTTACCAGGCCAGCAGCAGCGAGATGTTTGGCGAAGTTCTGGAGACGCCTCAGAAGGAAACCACACCGTTCAACCCGCAGTCGCCCTATGCGTGTGCCAAGGTTTACGCGTACCACCAAACGGTGAACTATCGCCGCGGCTATGACATGTTCGCCAGCAACGGGATCCTGTTCAACCATGAATCGGAACGCCGCGGCGAAACCTTCGTGACTCGCAAGATCACTCGCGCCGCTGGCCGCATCAAAGCCGGCCTGCAACAGAAACTGTACCTGGGCAATCTGGACGCCAAACGCGACTGGGGCTACGCCAAGGACTACGTCGAGGGGATGTGGCGGATCCTGCAACACGACGAAGCGGACGACTTTGTGCTGGCCACCGGGCGAACCGAATCGGTGCGTGATTTCTGCAAACTGGTGTTCGAGCAGCTAGACCTGAATTACGAAGAATACGTCGAAATCGATCCTCGTTATTTCCGCCCTGCGGAAGTCGACCTGTTGCTCGGTGACGCTTCGAAAGCCAAAGAAAAACTAGGCTGGACCGCCACCACCGATCTGGAACAACTGGCCCGGATCATGACGCAGCACGATTACGAACTGGCCCAACGCGAATCGCATGCGAAGAGCTTCGTGCCTAGCTGATCGACCAACGTCCGCCACCCCACACTGTGTCGGTGGCGACCGCCCCCGCTCGACTTAGTCACCACGACGGGCCACAATCGACCCAAACCGTCGTGTTGGTGACGGAAGACGACATGCGAGACGATCCTTCGGAGAGATGATGGTAAAGAGGAAAAAGGCCGCTGCAACGTTTGAGCACGTCGAACCGATCGGCGATCGAGTGCTGGTGCGAAAAGACGAGCCCAAACGAGAAACCCGCGGCGGCATTGCGCTGCCCGATGCGGCTGAGATCCCCACGATCACCGGACGGATCGTCACGATCAGCGCGGTTGTCGAGAACGACGAAGAACTGCCGCTTCGCCAATACGACAAGATCTTGTTCCACCCCAAGAACGCGATCCCCGTCGATTTGGAACACGATAACCAACTGTTCGTGGTCCCCGTGGACGATATCGTCGCGGTTTTCCGCCGCTCGACGAGCCCCGAAGTGGTCGAAGAAGCCGACGACGATTGATCCGGGGCCCTGCTTGCCCCCCCGGCATTCTTAGGCCGGACGGTATCACTAGGCCTCGATCGGGCTTGCGATCGAGCGTGCCGGGTGACAGAATTACACTGGTTCAGCGAAGTCCATTCGGGCAGTGGATGACGCATCGCTGAAACGTTTGACATCGGTTCGATACTTCGGAAACAGGGGCAAACCAGTTTCCGCAGCAGCGATCGCGTCATGATTTTGGGGCACATCCATGATCAGGACGCATCCACCATCAGCGCGTGCCACGATCAGGCCGGCCGTCTTTCTGATTCGTGGCCCCCGTTTTGCACTGGAACGTCTGGTAGCAGTGGCGTCCGCTGCGAATTGCAGCAGAAGCGATCGCTTGGGATGTTTCTCTGAACCCACGCTGCCGTCGGACTGATACCTAGCCCTCCCTCATCTCAACCAGTGGGCAATGCATGTTTCGTTGTAAACGGAGTTCGGCGATCCGCCGCAACCAAAATACAAAGAGGGTCCGGGTTCGCTCCTCGCGAATCGAATCGCTTGAACCCAGGCGGTTGATGGTTGCCGAAGGTGCGATCTTTGATCTTACCACGCCCGTCGATACCGCTGGTTTAGTGGGCAACGCGTCGGCGCTGATCGATTGGGGCGATGGAACCTCTAGCAACGGTACAGTCGCCGGTGGCAACTCGACGGGCAACATCAAAATCGTGCTGGACTATTCGTTGGACACCAACAAGTTCTTCGGCACGTCGGCCAGCGATCCGTTTCGGATCCGATTGCAGCAAGCCGCCGATGCGCTAGCCAGCAGGTTCAACGACACGTTGGCCGCTGTGGCCCCCAAGCCCTACGTGACTGTCAGGCCAAAGATCTTCCATCCGTCCCAAGGGCCGGCCAACTCGACCGCCGGCACACTCCATTCACTGCCTGAAAATCCAACGATCGCGGCGAACACCATCATCATCTACGCCGGTGCTCGTGACCTGCCCGGTGCGTCGCGTGGCGTGGGCGGCGGTGCGTCGATCAGCTTCACCCGAACCTGCATCCCCGGTCCACAATGCACCACCGCACAAGCCAACCAGGACGCGATCGAAAGTCGGGGCGAAGCTGGCGTGTTGGCGGCCAACCCGACTGATATCGCACCGCTTTACGGTTCGATCAGTTTCGATACCCCCACCAAACCGATGTTCTATTTGGGCCAGGATGGCGATGCGATCGCGCCGGACCAATTGGATTTCCTAAGCGTTGCGACGCATGAATTGGCACACGCGCTGGGGCTAGGGACGTCCGAATCATGGACGACAAATGTCTCGGGAAGTGTGTTCACCGGCCCCAATGCGCGAGCCGCTTACGAAGGTTCAGGGAATGTCCCGCTTTCGGGAGGCCACTGGAACCCGTCCGTCGTCGCGCTGCAGCCAACGTTGATGGGGCCTTCGATCAGCTTCGGTCAACGAGTTCCCTTTTCGCCGCTGGATTTCGCAGCGATGAAGGACATCGGTTGGGAAGTCGCCAATACATCCGCAACCGTGACCGCGTCGCACCGATACGGCGATGACGGTTCCTATCCGGTATCGGTAACATTGTCCGGGTCCACGATTGGCAAGGTCGAAAAAGACCTCAGCCCCGTATCGGTGACGAATGTGGCGCCGACTTTGCAAGTCCCCGCAAACCGCACCGGCACCGTCGGTCAGCCGATCTCCATCACGGACATTGGGATTTTTACGGATCCGGGCTACGCCCAACCCAACGGCACACCTGCGACGAACGAAACCTTTGATTTCACGGTCGATTGGGGCGACGGAACCATCGACAACGGGGTTGCCACCATCGACATCGCAGGCAATTCGACGGGGCGTTTGACCACGGGTTCGTTCAACGCATCGCACACCTACGCGGTGCCCGGAACACGAACGGTCAAAGTCGTGGTCACCGACGATGATGGCGGGACGACACAGAATACATTCCAGATCGCCGTCAATGCGACGCCCGAAATCACGCTTCAGCTTAGCCAGCCCACCGTTCGCGAAGACGACGGTTCCAGCGCCGCAACCTTGACGGTCAGTCGCAGCGGCCCCGTGCTCGCGATCGATCAAACGGTGACGCTTTCGTCCAACGATCCGTCCGAAGCCACCGTTCCGACATCGGTCGTGATCCGGGCTGGTCAATCGAGCGTTACCACGGTGGTGAGCGCCGTCGATGACGCGCTGCTGGATGGCGCACAATCGGTCACGTTGACCGCGGTTGCCGCGGGCGCCACCACGGGATCCATCGGTTTGCAGGTCGCGGATTACGAAACGCTGACAGCACGGTTTACCAACGCATCGGTCGTCGAGGGAACCACGGACGCGAACGTGTTGGTGATCAGCCGAAGCAACACCGACGTTTCCAGCGCGATCACGGTTGGGATCGCTGGCGCGGGCGTCAGTCAAACCAGCCTCGGTACGTCGATTTCGCTTCGCGCGGGCGAGATGAATCGATCGATCAGCTTCGACACCATCGACAACGACCAACCTGAATTGCCGCGGACGCTGCAGTTCACCTTCACTGCGTCGGGATACGATTCGGCTGCTGCATCGTTCGAAATCCTGGATGACGAGTCGCCAGAATTCCAGAACCCCGTCAATCAGTTCGACGTCAACAACGATAGCGAAGTGACCGCCTCGGACGCGCTGCGGGTGATCAACCAGATGGCCCGCCAATCGACACCCCTGTTGGATCCTGCGACCGAAGACCCCAACGGCGTTTTCTATGACGTCAACGGCGACTATGCGGTGACCGCCGTGGACGCGTTGCAGGTGATCAACGAACTGGCTCGGCGTCGGAGTGCAGCGACCGCCCAAGGTTCCCAAGCCCAAACGCCGCAGTTCGGCATTCCAGCCTCGGAAGCAGTGGACGATTCGGCTCGCTTTGATGCGGCCCTAGCAGCATCCAGCATCGGATGGCTGACATCACCGGGTTTGGATGGCGATGACGAGGACGCGATTGGATTTGGCTTGGACTCTTCCGGGCAAATGTTCTGATGGCGAGATAGGCAGAAGGGACTGCAGACGCGGCGCCGCCATCCGCTTGGCACCGCTTGGCACCGTCTGGCAAAATCATCTTGTTGCGGGCGGACTGATTCTCAGCTTGCCAGCAATCCCCTAGGCTGTGTGGCCGTTCGAAGTTTGGACCACTGCCCCCCCAGCCGATATCGCTATGACGGTTTTGCCGCTGCTGTTTACCTATTGTGTCGTGATCGTGATTGCATCGATGGCTGGCGGCTGGTTGCCGACTCTGATGCGGATGACGCACCTGCGGACGCAGCTGTTGATGAGTTTTGTTTCGGGATTGATGCTGGGCATCGCGACACTGCATTTGTTGCCGCACGCCACCGTCGAACTGAATTCAGCCAGCAAGGCGGGCGCGGCGACCCTGGGCGGAATTCTGTCCATGTTCCTGTTGATCCGGCTCTTCCACGTGCACCAGCACGATGCGCCGGCGATAAAATCCAGCCCGGAAGATCAGCTTTCGCACGATCATCAGGCGGCCGCTGCCTGCGACCACGACCACTCGCATTCCGATCCCCACAACCATGGCAACGCCGGTTGGGGATGGCTGGCGATGATGTTTGGACTGGGGCTGCACACGCTGGTCGACGGAGTCGCTTTGGCCGCTAGTGTGGTGGCCGATGCGCAGCACGGCGCGTGGCTTCCCCTGGCCGGGGTCGGAACATTCCTGGCAGTGGTTCTGCACAAACCGCTGGACGCCTTCGCGATCACATCGGTGATGCAGAAGGGTGGCTGGACGGCCGGACAACGTGCCCTGGCGAACATGACGTTTTCGTTGGCCTGTCCGATCGGTGCCGCCCTGTTCTAC
Protein-coding regions in this window:
- a CDS encoding GDP-L-fucose synthase family protein, which codes for MNTPNIEKVYIAGHRGMVGSALCRRLAGTNTDVVTASRNELDLCDPAATADFFRTHRPDAVIFAAAKVGGIVANNTYPVEFLSQNVAMAMSAINAAYQAGVKRFLFLGSTCIYPRDCPQPIREESLLTGPLEPTNEAYALAKIAGLKLCQYYRRQHGVMFHSAMPTNLYGPGDNYHPEHSHVLPALIRRFHEAKMDALPSVTIWGTGSPRREFLYVDDLADALVHLCTIADPPDWVNVGTGVDQTILEVARQVAGTVGYQGEILTDPQRPDGTPIKCTDVSRLHATDWKHQVSLADGLKRTYESFLSETGAGNLRSV
- the gmd gene encoding GDP-mannose 4,6-dehydratase, yielding MTKSALITGITGQDGSYLTELLLEKGYNVHGLVRRSSTFTTGRIDHLYQDVHTESRLRLHYGDLTDGQALTNLVLEIQPDEIYNLGAQSHVRVSYDQPVYTLQTVGVGALNVLEAARLLNKTKTVRVYQASSSEMFGEVLETPQKETTPFNPQSPYACAKVYAYHQTVNYRRGYDMFASNGILFNHESERRGETFVTRKITRAAGRIKAGLQQKLYLGNLDAKRDWGYAKDYVEGMWRILQHDEADDFVLATGRTESVRDFCKLVFEQLDLNYEEYVEIDPRYFRPAEVDLLLGDASKAKEKLGWTATTDLEQLARIMTQHDYELAQRESHAKSFVPS
- a CDS encoding co-chaperone GroES; the protein is MVKRKKAAATFEHVEPIGDRVLVRKDEPKRETRGGIALPDAAEIPTITGRIVTISAVVENDEELPLRQYDKILFHPKNAIPVDLEHDNQLFVVPVDDIVAVFRRSTSPEVVEEADDD
- a CDS encoding dockerin type I domain-containing protein, translating into MVAEGAIFDLTTPVDTAGLVGNASALIDWGDGTSSNGTVAGGNSTGNIKIVLDYSLDTNKFFGTSASDPFRIRLQQAADALASRFNDTLAAVAPKPYVTVRPKIFHPSQGPANSTAGTLHSLPENPTIAANTIIIYAGARDLPGASRGVGGGASISFTRTCIPGPQCTTAQANQDAIESRGEAGVLAANPTDIAPLYGSISFDTPTKPMFYLGQDGDAIAPDQLDFLSVATHELAHALGLGTSESWTTNVSGSVFTGPNARAAYEGSGNVPLSGGHWNPSVVALQPTLMGPSISFGQRVPFSPLDFAAMKDIGWEVANTSATVTASHRYGDDGSYPVSVTLSGSTIGKVEKDLSPVSVTNVAPTLQVPANRTGTVGQPISITDIGIFTDPGYAQPNGTPATNETFDFTVDWGDGTIDNGVATIDIAGNSTGRLTTGSFNASHTYAVPGTRTVKVVVTDDDGGTTQNTFQIAVNATPEITLQLSQPTVREDDGSSAATLTVSRSGPVLAIDQTVTLSSNDPSEATVPTSVVIRAGQSSVTTVVSAVDDALLDGAQSVTLTAVAAGATTGSIGLQVADYETLTARFTNASVVEGTTDANVLVISRSNTDVSSAITVGIAGAGVSQTSLGTSISLRAGEMNRSISFDTIDNDQPELPRTLQFTFTASGYDSAAASFEILDDESPEFQNPVNQFDVNNDSEVTASDALRVINQMARQSTPLLDPATEDPNGVFYDVNGDYAVTAVDALQVINELARRRSAATAQGSQAQTPQFGIPASEAVDDSARFDAALAASSIGWLTSPGLDGDDEDAIGFGLDSSGQMF
- a CDS encoding ZIP family metal transporter, with the translated sequence MTVLPLLFTYCVVIVIASMAGGWLPTLMRMTHLRTQLLMSFVSGLMLGIATLHLLPHATVELNSASKAGAATLGGILSMFLLIRLFHVHQHDAPAIKSSPEDQLSHDHQAAAACDHDHSHSDPHNHGNAGWGWLAMMFGLGLHTLVDGVALAASVVADAQHGAWLPLAGVGTFLAVVLHKPLDAFAITSVMQKGGWTAGQRALANMTFSLACPIGAALFYFGAMRMTGGSAILGWGLAISAGFFICISLADLLPEVAFHDHDRGKLTAALLIGVALAVAVENLPGHKHTAPTPAGESVESPQDTISPTS